A window of Erpetoichthys calabaricus chromosome 12, fErpCal1.3, whole genome shotgun sequence contains these coding sequences:
- the LOC114663147 gene encoding ATP-sensitive inward rectifier potassium channel 15-like, whose product MNTELQAVSEATQCASNEQNPYSRLISKEGEINICLKNIDSHYFLYLCRDLWTTLLDFKWYMKLSLVGLAFTVSWIFFGLLWYLNVIYYSDLQSSSNHTICITNVNSFVSAFLYSLETQTTIGYGSRHVTGVCPFSIILLVFQVLFGIALDALVGGMLFAELSRPSRRSAMIKFSHNALITHTDGCLCLLIRVADLGRCFLVKCHISAKLFRKVPSKNFRAITFTQEDVKFTVDGSTQEPFLGFPVTFYHIIDEQSAMKGLNEQNLEHQKFELVIVISGIIASTGATCQARTSYLPSEIKWGHNFASIFTVAEDGKYKANWKEFDRVNPSEKLQ is encoded by the coding sequence ATGAATACAGAATTGCAGGCTGTATCTGAAGCAACACAATGTGCCTCTAATGAGCAAAACCCATACAGTAGACTTATAAGCAAGGAAGGTGAAATAAACATCTGTCTGAAAAATATTGACTCGcactattttctttatttatgccGGGACCTATGGACCACCTTATTAGATTTTAAATGGTACATGAAGCTCAGTCTTGTGGGTCTGGCTTTCACTGTAAGCTGGATTTTCTTTGGCCTGCTTTGGTACCTTAACGTTATCTATTACAGCGATTTGCAGAGCTCATCCAATCACACAATATGCATCACCAACGTGAACAGCTTTGTAAGTGCCTTCTTATATTCACTGGAAACTCAGACAACAATCGGCTACGGTTCTAGGCATGTCACTGGGGTGTGCCCTTTCAGCATCATTCTACTTGTCTTTCAGGTCCTTTTTGGGATCGCTCTGGATGCTCTAGTCGGTGGGATGCTTTTCGCTGAGCTTTCACGGCCAAGCCGACGTTCTGCAATGATAAAGTTCAGTCACAACGCCTTGATCACCCACACTGATGGCTGCCTGTGTCTCCTTATTCGAGTGGCTGATCTTGGACGATGCTTTTTGGTGAAATGTCATATTTCTGCCAAGCTGTTCAGGAAGGTGCCATCCAAGAACTTCAGGGCTATTACATTCACACAGGAAGATGTCAAATTTACAGTTGATGGATCAACGCAGGAGCCATTTTTGGGATTTCCAGTCACCTTTTACCACATAATTGATGAACAAAGTGCAATGAAAGGACTTAATGAGCAAAATCTAGAGCATCAAAAGTTTGAACTTGTCATTGTTATTTCTGGAATAATTGCTTCCACTGGGGCTACCTGCCAAGCACGTACTTCTTACTTACCCAGTGAAATTAAGTGGGGACATAATTTTGCTTCCATCTTTACAGTTGCAGAAGATGGCAAATACAAAGCAAATTGGAAAGAATTTGATAGGGTCAATCCGAGTGAAAAATTGCAATGA